Within the Bombyx mori chromosome 24, ASM3026992v2 genome, the region TGCCCTGGATCACCTCTCAAAGGATGAACTCGCCCGCTTGTACTCAGTCAACGAACTgatgtacttgccgggggtgacggttgagggatggcgaccaacccgagggcctgcgcagtgtcaccgctgccaggcctACGGGCACGCCTCCCACAATTGTCACCGTGCGGTCCGCTGCGTGAGATGTGCTGCGGAGCACACtgtagcggactgcccgaggccgaggggcggcccattctcctgcgccaattgcgggaaggaccacgccgccgtTGATAGGCGGTGCCCGGTCTACCGCAAgaaggccaggatgatgggagtaaccgtccctcctccGGTGCCACCGGTGCCACCGGTGCGTCGATCCGGGAATGCAGCTCCTTCCGCTGTAGCACCCACCtcgaaggggaaggggaaggggaaagggaaatcttccCAGCCCCAACCTCCTCCCACGTCCTCATTCATCCCCCCTGCCGTCACAGTGGAGGCCGAACCATCGGCGGCAACGCTGATGGCTGAAGCCAACACTCCGCGGCGGGGTAAACCTACTCCGACCCCACGTAGCTTCGCTATAACAAGACCGACCCCAAAACAAGACCGCGCTCCGGCCCGTGCCAGTGCCCCAACCCCACAAgctccaaataaaaaaacccttaaaaacaggaaaaaaaagagcaaaAGGAAATTGATGAAGAAAGCACGAAGGGAGGCCTTAGAGAACGCTGCTCCCTCATCGGTTCCCGCAATACCTGCCATAGACATGGAggttgacatcaaccccactaCCGACCACATAATCGATGATCAACAACCTGGACCATCTTCATTGCCCCAGGCCCAACCGGCCACTTCAGGCATACAGCCCCCATTACCACCCCGCCCGCAGAGAGAGCGGCGCAGCGGCCGACAGGACACGCAGCCTGCCGGCTTCGCTGCCTGGCTTCTCTCCCTGTGGGAGAaactgtccgaggtgatctccggagtgatccgagagatcgcctcgggagccagtcccttcggggccttgctcgcggggttctaccggatgattgcgcagctcaatggctagccaggagctgcgcatcatctactggaaccccgacgggataggaTCCCGGAGGTCGGAACTAATCCGACTCGCCCAGGAGTATGACCCTCAGGTTatcctcctgggcgagaccaagctcaaacctcgacaagattttaggatgcccaactacttcgtgtaccgacgggacgaactgacctccagcgggcgcccgttcaggggcactgcggcgctcgtcaggagggacgtggtgcacgaggagcttgagctactgaccttcgcctctaccagaacggtcggggtgagggtccatgtaccgggggccgaattgcggatttatgccgcgtatcgacccctgggtcctgattttgtcgaggacgatattagacgggccttgaaccatgatcgccatccggccttggtggtcggggacctcaatgcgaaacatgtcgcttggggctcccgaatcatcacgccgcccggaaggcgattgtacgaggatgccgaaaggggggactactgcgtggtcggccccaacgaacccacccacgttccaacgttggcccggtaccaaccggacgtattggacgtgtgtgttcacaaggggctacggtgccctctagcgatagaggcactgtacgacctgagtacccctcacctaccgatcttggtcacggtgggtttggggctcactcgggtcgcgacatcccctctcaggcctagggtcgactggcagtcctttacgggactgctggccgaccaatccttgtttcaagacccgtctacccctgatgaggtcgacacggcggcttcccgtctcgtcgacaccatcaggggagcattggaccaagtgacgactctggtacccagcggggggcccagagcggaactcccggtgcacctcaagacgttaattcgtcggaagagggcactgaggaggctctgggtgacatctaggtgtcccaggattaagcgcgagctCAACCGACTTGAGGGTgagctggcgactaagatgcggacttaccggggtgattcctgggaggggggactgttggacgcgtccgacgaccgtacgatggccccccttcaccgcatctgtcgccggctcaccaacaagccttcccccacttgccccttggaggacgaggggggaagacggtgttttacaccgttggctcgtgccgaagtcctggccaactcgctggagcggcagttcactccgaatgtctctgcaccctcgatggTTGCATTCCATCGTGAGGTGTCAGAGGGTGTAATCCAattcctcaaaccggaatcgccgggagtcgagctgggagatgacgacttagtcactcccagcgaggtgcgcctcctcatcaagttgatgaagaggcgcaaagcccccggtgaggacggtattcctcccctcgccttgcaaaacctccctccctcaatcttgtcagcaatgacacgattgtttaattccattctccgggtaggacacttccctggaacttggaaactgggcaagatcatcgtcttgcccaaacccggcaaggacaggagaaagccctccagttaccgaccgattaccttgctctcgcacgtgggcaagttgttcgagcggctgctcctgaggagaatatcgccgtatattctcctcaggccggagcaattcggctttagaagcggccactcgacgactctgcaactgacccgtgtcctgcatcacttggcagaccggcgaaactcgggccaatacacggtcgcggtccttctcgatatcgagaaggccttcgaccgtgtgtggcacgaggggctggtccacaagctgcgggacgagggcctaccgcacgctcacgtgcgactgctcgggtcgtatctggagggcagaaccttctttgtcgcggtcgagggcgcacggtcttccgtgcgtcccattacggccggggttccccagggtagtgtcctatcacctatcctatacgccctctacaccaacgacatccccaccctggagggtcaccttcgggcgtgggaggaggacgtgaagttggccttgttcgctgacgactcggcctacttctcgtcctctccgttcccctctgcagccattatgaggatgcagaggcttttggatttactgccccagtggctggaccgttggagagtcgcggtcaatgtgggaaagaccgcggccttactctacggtccggtccgtatcagagtcgtcccaaagaaactcagcctccgaggtgtgaatgtcgagtttaggaccacggtccggtatctcggatgcgacatcgaccgctccttgagcatggtcgcgcacgtcaaccgagtcatctgtcagactcgcgcggccaggttcttgttgcggccggtgtttgcgtccgggcttccgaccaggaccaaactcgccatttacaagacatacgtccgttcccgcctcacatacgctgctgtggcctggtatcacctgttgtcgccgtcccagcgatctaggttgcaggcccagcagagtctttccctccgcattatcgtcggggccgggcagtacgtcagaaatgacgttattgcccgggacctaggtgtggagtcgctcgtggagtttgtgactaggctcgcccgtaatatgtacgagcgagccgaaaacgggccccatgagcatctccacaacatagccccgctgcacgccagaccaccggatggtacggcgttgccgcgggagctattggtacccccgacgatcgttcggagataaagctcctcgccggctgtgaggccggggaggacctatgagcgcccctctcggagctgagtttcatcagcctcacgcctcttgcccgtttggcgggtcccccgtatggggaccgcggctgcaccccgtaggtgcagcctcatttccatgaggggctttgaccccaccccccacccccttttgggatggggtgttcttacccgctacagtcctcccccccatcaatattgtataacgatggggagagggggagaggactgtagcgtggagtgcggattcgctctctcccccatattaggttagctaggttatgttaggttaagttagattaggattagtttaggtgtgacggcgcgcgctgtcccggcactccacggagtgcaggaacggATTAAGTTAGGTTTACTCTCGGTTAAGTTAGGTTAAGATGaaattgtaaaaacaaaaaaaaaaaaaaaaaaaaaaaaaaaaaaaaaaaaaaaaaaaaaaaaaaaaaaaaaaaaaaaaaaaaaaaaaaaaaaaaaaaaaaaaaaaaaaaaaaaaaattatggaggAGAGCAGCAGCCGCCCCCGGAAGAAGGGAAGAATGAAGaggaagaaagaagagaagagaagagtGAAGAAGAAGGAGACGAAGAAAGAAGTCGACCCCACACACATCTTCAAGCCTGCCTGATACTCCATCCACCagcgcatcacccctgccttaTTAGGCAGGGAGCTACAtgtccgggcagaggggtttccccgaggcccgctccgcgcccccgcaaggggacgcgacgaccccacGACGAGTTTTGAAAACTCCTAAATGAGCACTAGAAGGATATTTTtgacaattatttattaaattattataccaCTGGTCTGAGctggtgttaattacattaatGATTTCAACTTTGATTCGAGACAAGGCATCAGGTATTATGTTTTCTTTGCCTTTTCTATGAATTATCTCGAAATCAAATTGACTAAGACGAAGGCTCCACCTAGCTAATCGACCGGATAGGTTCTTCAACTTACTGAACCATAACAATGATGCATGGTCAGTAAT harbors:
- the LOC134201324 gene encoding probable LIM domain-containing serine/threonine-protein kinase DDB_G0286997, which encodes MMGVTVPPPVPPVPPVRRSGNAAPSAVAPTSKGKGKGKGKSSQPQPPPTSSFIPPAVTVEAEPSAATLMAEANTPRRGKPTPTPRSFAITRPTPKQDRAPARASAPTPQAPNKKTLKNRKKKSKRKLMKKARREALENAAPSSVPAIPAIDMEVDINPTTDHIIDDQQPGPSSLPQAQPATSGIQPPLPPRPQRERRSGRQDTQPAGFAAWLLSLWEKLSELIEKLLSGFQVASISISIQVASISVVQNG